One genomic segment of Rhizorhabdus phycosphaerae includes these proteins:
- the rpmI gene encoding 50S ribosomal protein L35, with protein MPKLKTKSGVKKRFKLTATGKVKHGVAGKRHRLISHNSKYIRTNRGTTVLADADTVRVKLWAPYGLN; from the coding sequence ATGCCCAAACTCAAGACCAAGAGCGGCGTCAAAAAGCGCTTCAAGCTCACGGCCACCGGCAAGGTGAAGCACGGCGTCGCCGGCAAGCGTCACCGGCTGATCAGCCACAATTCCAAATATATCCGCACCAATCGCGGCACCACTGTTCTCGCCGACGCCGATACGGTGCGGGTGAAGCTGTGGGCCCCGTACGGCCTGAACTGA
- the rplT gene encoding 50S ribosomal protein L20 yields the protein MARVKRGTTTHAKHKRILGAAKGYYGRRKNTIRIARQAVEKAGQYAYRDRKVKKRSFRALWIQRINAAVRAEGLTYGVFMHGLKLAGVELDRKVLADLAMHEGEAFKGIIAQAKAALPEDARVAA from the coding sequence ATGGCACGCGTCAAGCGCGGTACGACCACCCACGCCAAGCATAAGCGCATTCTTGGCGCGGCGAAGGGTTATTATGGCCGCCGTAAGAACACCATCCGCATCGCTCGCCAGGCCGTCGAAAAGGCCGGGCAATATGCCTATCGCGACCGCAAGGTTAAGAAGCGCTCGTTCCGCGCGCTGTGGATCCAGCGTATCAACGCTGCGGTCCGCGCCGAGGGCCTGACCTATGGCGTCTTCATGCATGGGCTGAAGCTGGCCGGCGTCGAACTGGACCGGAAGGTCCTGGCCGACCTCGCGATGCACGAGGGCGAGGCTTTCAAGGGCATCATCGCCCAGGCGAAGGCCGCTCTCCCCGAAGACGCCCGCGTCGCGGCGTAA
- a CDS encoding GIY-YIG nuclease family protein: MEKQPAVYILASARHGTLYIGVTSDLLGRVHQHRESLIKGFSSRYGVSRLVHYECFDDMISAITREKQLKKWRRDWKLNLIEASNPGWDDLAEGLGLGPAIPKR; this comes from the coding sequence ATGGAGAAGCAGCCGGCCGTCTACATTCTCGCCAGTGCAAGACATGGCACGCTCTACATCGGAGTGACCTCCGATCTGCTTGGGCGGGTGCATCAGCACCGGGAAAGCTTGATCAAAGGCTTCTCCAGCCGCTACGGGGTCTCGCGCCTCGTACATTATGAGTGCTTCGACGACATGATCTCCGCGATCACGCGGGAGAAGCAGCTCAAGAAATGGCGGCGGGACTGGAAGCTCAATCTGATCGAGGCGTCCAATCCTGGTTGGGATGATCTGGCAGAAGGCCTTGGCCTCGGTCCTGCCATCCCGAAGCGTTAG